CTGGGTAGACTTGGTATCCGTCGTCAGTTTATTCACTAATCGCTCGATCGATAGCATATCCCGATATTCCGGCGGGGAGTAGTCTTCCCAGTATTGATCTTCGCTGATGCCCATCGTATCCAGTATGCGCAAGTGCTGTTCTTGCACCTGACGCGGCTGGGTTTCGAGCGTCTTCCGAAGCTCCTTGGCCCTTTGAATACCATCCTCCAGACTCGCCGCAACGCCTTGTTCGTTGGCCAATTGAAGCATCAATTCCTTCGTTGCCATTTCTTTAAGGAGCGTAGCGTCATCAGGGAGGGGCGCGGTGCTATGCGCGAGGTTGTTCTTATAGGCAGTTAGATGGGTATGCGTGATGAAGGTGGAGCCGACTTGAACCAGCGCCTGTCCGTTCATGTTGTCGTTCATGCGATGATGCTGGCCCGAGCGATTCGAAGCATCCGTGAAGAAGAGTATGATGCTTACCGTCAGAACGCTGGCCACAGCGATACTGAGAATGGCGATAAATTTACGGTTTATTTTCATACCTGACACCTCTCTTGACAGGGATATATGAAAACGAAGATATAATATAGACGTTTCATCAGCCTGAAAGGTTCTATAACAACGTGAAAAAAACGCCTGAAGGCACAAGATAAAGTGCTTTCAGGCGCAAAAGTTACATGATGATGGAATGACAGGCTTCGCGTTGAAACTTACTTACGAAGCAGGCGGGTCTTATGGGCATAGATAATCGCTTTGTCCGCGAGAAATGCCGCGTAGAGCAGCAGGAAGACCGCATAGGGAAATCCGGTGCCGTCCAGGCTCGGAACCAACCATTCGGCGGCAATAAAATACAGCAGCGTCAGAAGCACCGGGAGCTGCCGTTTCAGATGGTATTTCCAAACCGACCAGATGACGCCGGCAGTCCCGGCAAACAGCATGAGGAGACGGACGGCGTCCAATGCGGATTGCACAACCTTTCTGGCCTCCTCGTTTCCGATCGCTGCCGCATATTTGGAGGTGCGGCCGGCATATATGCTCCGGAAGAGATGAACCAAAGGGTTGCCTTCGATGTATCTCGATTCCAGCCACAGCGAGGCAAGGTTCCACGGACCGGACATATACATCAAACGATTGAAAAGCGGGATGTTCAGCCACCATGGAGATAAGATGAGCAAATAACCTGCGCTAATAAGAAGGAGCCCGCCGGTTACGATTTTGATCGGACTGCGGTACTTGATCCAAAAGGCAATGAACAATACCGGATACAGCAGCGCTTGAAGGTTGTAACAAGCCATAAGCGCTGTAAGCGCGCCGGCAGCTGCGTACCAGCCAGCCTGCTTCAATTCAAGCGCTCCGATGACGGCGCAGACCAGAAGAAGCATTAAGGTTTGCATGGTCGTATCCGGCAGGATTAGCCGGACTGCACCGTAGGCCGGCCAGAACAGAGCGTAGATCATGCATGACAGAAAAGCGATTCGCGTATTAAACATGTAGCGGGACAGTACGAAAACCAAGTATACGGAAAATGCATGGAAGACGCATTGAAGGAGCTGGTAGGCAATCAGGGCGGCATCCATGCTTCCGAATAAGGCGGTAAGTCCGGCAATCATAAGCGGCACACCGGGCATGACGCTGGAAGCATGGTCTTCCAGGTCTCCACCGGGGTGGCTGATCATGGCCGCACTTTGGATATATCGTTCTTCGATCACGCTGCTTATGCTCGGGGAACGTTCATGAAGACCGGTAAGAACCAGCAGACATGACATAACCAGAACCGCTGCAATCAGTATCAGCAGCATCCTTCGCTGCACACGGTTTAACGTCCATATGGAAAACAAAGGGTCCACTCCACTCTTTATATAATCTCTAGGTTTAAATCCGCATTCATCCTCTTCTATATTAAAGAAAAAACGGTGAAATAAAAAGGCTCCGCCAAAACGGAGCCCATAAGTGCAAGTTACGCTGCAGTGACAAGGTCAGTCCCTCTTTTAAAAGCCGCTGTGATACTTATCATTACTGGATGAACGCTTCTTTGACGTCCCGTCCCGCTGCTTCTCTTCCTGGCGCTCCAGTCTGGCGTCTTCCATCGGAATCGGGTCCACATGCTGTTCGCTCTCATGTTGATCGAACAGGCTTTCTTGTTCCGTCGGGTATTGTTCAGGGTGATCCATGTTGCCGGGACCGTTGTGAAGCGGGAGATCCTTTTTCTTGTCAGTCACCGTTTCTCACCTCATTTATCGTTGTGATACTACCTTTATACCTTATTTGGGGAAGTATCAAACATGTAGAGGTAATAATAGGAGGGGCATCGGTCTCTTTAAGATGTCTCCGAACCGGCTGCAGGCTGCTGCTGCGCTTCTGCTTTGAGTCTTAAATAACGAATAAACAGCTCAACAAGCTCCGGATCGAATTGCGTGCCTGAGCAGCGGAGCAATTCCTCAATTCCCTCCTCGAAGGTTTTCGTTTTTTGGTAAGGTCGTTCCGTTGTCATCGCGTCAAAGGAATCGATAATGGTCAGCATCCGGCACAGTTTGGGGATTTGGCTGCCCTTGAAGCCGTGCGGATATCCCCCGCCATCGTATCTTTCATGGTGTAATTCAATATAAGGAACCAGTTCCTTGAACTTCTCGTTCGTTTCCGCGATGCGTTTACCCCAGCTGACATGCCGTTTGACGGTTTCCCATTCACCGGCCGTGAGCTTGTCCCGTTTGTTCAAGATCCCCCAAGGAATCTCAAGCTTGCCGATATCGTGAATGAGTGCACCGAGTACGAAATTGCGTCGTTCCACACTATCAAGCCCGAGCACTTCGCTGATGTCCATGGCATAGCGGAATACCCGTTTGGAGTGTTTGAACGTATCCACATCTTTATACAAGAACAGCTTCAGCTGCTGCTCAATATCGCGGACGTCCTCCGCGAAGTCGATCTCGGATTCTTTTTCGGCGCCGCTCCCGTATACGTGCACATTATTCTTGCCCTGCTTCTTGGCATAGTACAGCGCCTGATCGGCAAGCTCGACGAGCTGTGACTTGTCATGGATGTCAATCCGATAGGACGCAACGCCGGCAGAGAAGGAGAGGCACCCGGATGGGAATATCTCAACGCCGTCAAAATAGGTATCGTTC
This Paenibacillus sp. JZ16 DNA region includes the following protein-coding sequences:
- a CDS encoding ArnT family glycosyltransferase → MFSIWTLNRVQRRMLLILIAAVLVMSCLLVLTGLHERSPSISSVIEERYIQSAAMISHPGGDLEDHASSVMPGVPLMIAGLTALFGSMDAALIAYQLLQCVFHAFSVYLVFVLSRYMFNTRIAFLSCMIYALFWPAYGAVRLILPDTTMQTLMLLLVCAVIGALELKQAGWYAAAGALTALMACYNLQALLYPVLFIAFWIKYRSPIKIVTGGLLLISAGYLLILSPWWLNIPLFNRLMYMSGPWNLASLWLESRYIEGNPLVHLFRSIYAGRTSKYAAAIGNEEARKVVQSALDAVRLLMLFAGTAGVIWSVWKYHLKRQLPVLLTLLYFIAAEWLVPSLDGTGFPYAVFLLLYAAFLADKAIIYAHKTRLLRK